In Halorientalis sp. LT38, a genomic segment contains:
- a CDS encoding alpha/beta fold hydrolase, with the protein MGLRDAVSEWLGGEDGETTPKEGERPALELAAEIAANPQTITLRDGRRLGYAEVGDSDGDPLVLFHGFPNSRVFAAAFDEVAREEGVRVVAPERPGFGVSDPDPDRTLTDWPADVADLADELGLETFPVLGVSAGGPYAVACAALLDQRVDRAGVVCGLGPMKSVGLRERLWYYSARFVPPVTELGLWLGGRKALADREAFLDSMAENAAPADAPVWRGDLGKVVHASMVESRRHHGLDPLVTETAIFGREWGIDLGAIDVPTWLWYGKEDTVVPTAMGLYLADEIPTADAHFYPDLGHLSTVERAEADAFATLCP; encoded by the coding sequence ATGGGATTACGCGACGCCGTCAGCGAGTGGCTCGGTGGCGAAGACGGGGAGACGACGCCAAAGGAAGGAGAGAGGCCGGCCCTCGAACTGGCCGCCGAGATCGCCGCGAACCCGCAGACGATCACCCTCCGCGACGGGCGGCGCCTGGGGTACGCAGAGGTCGGCGACTCCGACGGCGACCCGCTCGTCCTCTTCCACGGGTTTCCCAACTCCCGGGTGTTCGCCGCCGCGTTCGACGAGGTCGCCCGCGAGGAGGGCGTCCGGGTCGTCGCGCCGGAGCGGCCGGGGTTCGGCGTCTCCGATCCGGACCCCGACCGGACGCTGACTGACTGGCCGGCCGACGTGGCCGACCTGGCCGACGAACTCGGCCTCGAGACGTTTCCCGTACTCGGCGTCTCGGCGGGCGGGCCCTACGCCGTCGCCTGCGCCGCGCTCCTCGACCAGCGAGTCGACCGGGCGGGCGTCGTCTGCGGCCTCGGTCCGATGAAATCGGTCGGACTCCGGGAGCGCCTGTGGTACTACAGCGCGCGCTTCGTGCCGCCGGTGACAGAGCTCGGCCTGTGGCTCGGCGGTCGGAAGGCGCTCGCGGATCGCGAGGCCTTCCTCGACTCGATGGCGGAGAACGCCGCGCCGGCGGACGCCCCGGTCTGGCGCGGCGACCTCGGGAAGGTGGTGCACGCGAGCATGGTCGAGTCGCGGCGTCACCACGGGCTCGACCCGCTGGTGACCGAGACGGCGATCTTCGGCCGAGAATGGGGCATCGATCTCGGCGCGATCGACGTGCCGACGTGGCTCTGGTACGGGAAGGAAGACACCGTCGTCCCGACGGCGATGGGGCTCTACCTCGCGGACGAGATCCCGACCGCGGACGCGCACTTCTACCCCGACCTGGGCCACCTCTCGACCGTAGAGCGCGCCGAGGCGGACGCCTTCGCCACGCTGTGCCCCTGA
- a CDS encoding NUDIX hydrolase codes for MVREVNRTDVERRQDRLLSEYGDVPVREEEEVVPADVFPELRDLAEEGYTGGGYVWIVREPPETAPLSESRPTDIEESRRVLMILSRGSTHWGLPGGGRECGESYEEAAVREVREETGVDCRIVEPFLIRRRVSVSKGEHDQRLHTLWVFFDGRYEGGHLAIQPGELNGAAWFAEPPARMHPEGEFRAADWN; via the coding sequence ATGGTTCGGGAGGTGAACCGGACGGACGTCGAACGCCGGCAGGACCGACTGCTGTCGGAGTACGGGGACGTCCCGGTCCGGGAGGAAGAGGAGGTGGTGCCCGCGGACGTGTTCCCGGAGCTGCGCGACCTCGCCGAAGAGGGATACACCGGCGGGGGCTACGTCTGGATCGTCCGCGAGCCACCGGAGACGGCCCCGCTCTCGGAGTCGCGGCCGACGGACATCGAGGAGTCCCGGCGGGTGCTGATGATCCTCTCGCGCGGGTCCACCCACTGGGGGCTCCCCGGCGGGGGTCGCGAGTGCGGCGAGTCCTACGAGGAGGCCGCCGTCCGTGAGGTCCGCGAGGAGACGGGCGTCGACTGCCGGATCGTCGAACCTTTCCTGATCCGCCGCAGGGTCAGCGTCTCGAAGGGCGAGCACGACCAGCGGCTCCACACCCTGTGGGTCTTCTTCGACGGTCGCTACGAGGGCGGGCACCTCGCGATCCAGCCGGGCGAACTCAACGGCGCGGCCTGGTTCGCCGAGCCGCCCGCGCGGATGCACCCCGAGGGCGAGTTCAGGGCCGCGGACTGGAACTAA
- a CDS encoding histidine kinase N-terminal 7TM domain-containing protein has product MFQYSLYVPALLLVAVISTAAAYMGYTKRDRRGTIWYVAVMLAITVWSLSLALTVASEPRHLKLLFMAVLLPTSVYLCVFWFLFAAAYTGNYDRVPRPVRIGLFIVPLGYVPLTLTTDSHGLILRNARLVEQGSTVLLGYDWGPVVWMYIGLTYMCMFAATVLLFRKAVHSRNLYRRLSLVLALGGLSMWTGNMITFAGLSPFPHMMIVPLSFLFWGAVSLLLFVSIRFAQLLPINRLFSRISSRFDDVLPLARDFVIEEIDSGVMILDEDGRIVDINSTARKMLGLENRVVGKPVFDVIDLGKYWDDYEEGELLSGRRDQIWVPVSETEERCYDVNISDIEDGSGDFAGQSVLLYDVTEQKEREDQLREREEELRQQKRDLEQQTQQLEHQNERLDRFASIVSHDLRNPLNVAASRVELLDVKLDDDHEESLDEIQTAHERMGDIIDDALTLARSGKAITEKEPVDVSEVATEAWENVDTDRATLDVDVSLRLESDPDRLLNVFENLFRNAVEHNDGELTIRVGPLTESIGFYVEDTGTGIPEDDREDVLQQGYTTNEAGTGLGLAIVRDIVGAHGWELSVAESDEGGARFEIHCVRESVEVETATA; this is encoded by the coding sequence ATGTTTCAGTACAGTCTCTACGTGCCTGCCCTGTTGCTAGTGGCGGTAATCTCCACGGCAGCCGCGTACATGGGGTACACGAAGCGCGACCGACGTGGGACCATCTGGTACGTCGCGGTGATGCTCGCGATCACCGTCTGGTCGCTGTCGCTCGCACTCACCGTCGCGAGCGAGCCGCGACACCTGAAACTCCTCTTTATGGCGGTGCTACTGCCGACGTCGGTGTACCTCTGTGTCTTCTGGTTCCTGTTCGCGGCGGCCTACACGGGCAACTACGACCGGGTTCCCCGGCCAGTCCGGATCGGGCTGTTCATCGTTCCGCTCGGGTACGTTCCGCTGACGCTGACCACCGACAGTCACGGGTTGATCCTCCGGAACGCGCGGCTGGTCGAGCAGGGCTCGACCGTCCTGCTGGGGTACGACTGGGGACCGGTCGTCTGGATGTACATCGGGCTGACTTACATGTGCATGTTCGCAGCGACCGTCCTGCTGTTCCGGAAGGCGGTCCACTCCCGGAACCTCTACCGGCGGCTGAGCCTGGTGCTCGCGCTCGGTGGGCTCTCGATGTGGACCGGGAACATGATCACCTTCGCCGGGCTGAGCCCGTTCCCCCACATGATGATCGTCCCGCTGTCCTTCCTCTTCTGGGGCGCCGTCAGTTTGCTGCTGTTCGTCAGTATCCGGTTCGCCCAGTTGCTCCCCATCAACAGGCTCTTCTCGCGAATCAGTTCGCGGTTCGACGACGTCCTGCCGCTGGCGCGTGACTTCGTCATCGAGGAGATCGACAGCGGCGTCATGATCCTCGACGAGGACGGCCGGATCGTCGACATCAACTCCACGGCCAGGAAGATGCTCGGCCTCGAAAACCGCGTGGTCGGGAAACCGGTCTTCGACGTCATCGACCTCGGGAAGTACTGGGACGACTACGAGGAAGGGGAACTCCTGAGCGGGCGTCGCGACCAGATCTGGGTCCCCGTCTCGGAGACCGAGGAGCGCTGTTACGACGTCAACATCTCGGACATCGAAGACGGATCGGGGGACTTCGCCGGGCAGAGCGTCCTGCTGTACGACGTCACGGAGCAGAAGGAACGGGAAGACCAGCTCCGCGAGCGCGAAGAGGAACTCCGCCAGCAGAAACGCGACCTCGAACAGCAGACCCAGCAGCTCGAACACCAGAACGAGCGGCTGGATCGCTTCGCCAGCATCGTCTCCCACGACCTCCGCAATCCGCTGAACGTCGCCGCCAGCCGCGTCGAACTGCTCGACGTCAAACTCGACGACGACCACGAGGAGAGCCTCGACGAGATCCAGACCGCCCACGAGCGGATGGGCGACATCATCGACGACGCGCTCACGCTGGCTCGCTCCGGGAAGGCGATCACCGAGAAAGAGCCCGTCGACGTGAGCGAGGTCGCCACCGAGGCCTGGGAGAACGTCGACACCGACCGCGCGACCCTCGACGTCGACGTCTCGCTCCGGCTCGAGAGCGACCCCGACCGCCTGCTCAACGTCTTCGAGAACCTCTTTCGCAACGCAGTGGAACACAACGACGGCGAGCTGACGATCCGGGTCGGCCCCCTCACGGAGAGCATCGGCTTCTACGTCGAGGACACCGGCACGGGGATCCCCGAAGACGATCGCGAGGACGTCCTCCAGCAGGGCTACACCACAAACGAGGCGGGAACCGGACTCGGGCTGGCCATCGTCAGGGACATCGTCGGCGCCCACGGCTGGGAGCTGTCGGTCGCCGAGAGCGACGAGGGCGGCGCGCGCTTCGAGATCCACTGCGTCCGCGAGTCCGTCGAGGTCGAGACGGCGACCGCCTAG
- the mce gene encoding methylmalonyl-CoA epimerase: MQFDHAGIATDDADALADQYAALFDAPIAHEERFDGMDVVFLDLGNGFFELLEPVADEGPIANYLDGNGPGIHHLALASDDVAAALDRVREAGVEVIDEEPRTGAWGHDVAFLHPKSTGGILLELVEH; the protein is encoded by the coding sequence ATGCAGTTCGATCACGCGGGTATCGCGACCGACGACGCCGACGCGCTCGCCGACCAGTACGCGGCCCTCTTCGACGCGCCCATCGCCCACGAAGAGCGGTTCGACGGCATGGACGTGGTCTTCCTCGACCTCGGGAACGGCTTTTTCGAACTCCTCGAACCGGTCGCCGACGAGGGGCCCATCGCGAACTATCTGGACGGAAACGGCCCCGGCATCCACCACCTCGCGCTGGCGAGCGACGACGTCGCGGCGGCGCTGGATCGCGTTCGCGAGGCCGGCGTCGAAGTCATCGACGAGGAACCCCGGACGGGCGCCTGGGGTCACGACGTGGCGTTCCTGCACCCGAAGTCCACGGGCGGGATCCTGCTCGAACTCGTCGAGCACTAG
- a CDS encoding GNAT family N-acetyltransferase, giving the protein MEAPRPGRLDDDRQRIYEYVEREGRVEPERARAALGFEHRRFGHHLAMLKRDGYLTERDGQLEIAMDPGTAERYEVDGVTVTIRPARQDDIAGIVGTLRQVAAEGTYIEAESVAQQLDYEESLLRHNEFESRVFFVATVGEEVVGWVHLEIPEIDKLRHTAELTIGLVEAHRGHGIGSRLLDHGLDWAAEMDLAKVYNSFPATNEGAIEFFEAHGGAVEAVREDHYRIDGEPVDEVMMAVTP; this is encoded by the coding sequence ATGGAGGCACCGAGACCGGGGCGACTGGACGACGACAGGCAACGGATCTACGAGTACGTCGAGCGGGAGGGGCGCGTCGAACCCGAGCGAGCGCGCGCCGCCCTGGGCTTCGAGCACCGGCGGTTCGGGCACCACCTCGCGATGCTCAAGCGGGACGGATATCTGACCGAGCGCGACGGACAGCTCGAGATCGCGATGGACCCCGGCACGGCCGAGCGGTACGAGGTCGACGGCGTCACGGTGACGATCCGTCCGGCGCGGCAGGACGACATCGCGGGCATCGTCGGGACGCTCCGGCAGGTCGCCGCCGAGGGCACCTACATCGAGGCCGAGAGCGTCGCCCAGCAACTCGACTACGAGGAGTCGCTGCTGCGGCACAACGAGTTCGAGTCGCGAGTGTTCTTCGTCGCCACCGTGGGCGAGGAGGTGGTCGGCTGGGTCCACCTCGAGATCCCGGAGATCGACAAGCTCCGCCACACCGCGGAGTTGACCATCGGACTGGTCGAGGCCCACCGGGGGCACGGGATCGGGAGCCGCCTGCTCGATCACGGCCTCGACTGGGCCGCGGAGATGGACCTCGCGAAGGTGTACAACAGTTTCCCGGCGACCAACGAGGGTGCGATAGAGTTCTTCGAGGCCCACGGCGGGGCGGTCGAAGCCGTCCGCGAGGACCACTACCGGATCGACGGCGAGCCGGTCGACGAGGTGATGATGGCGGTCACGCCGTAG
- a CDS encoding helix-turn-helix transcriptional regulator, protein MKNDLRERREERGLSQADLAAEVDVTRQTINSIERGRYDPSLELAFDLAGYFDCRIEDVFDPE, encoded by the coding sequence ATGAAAAACGACCTGCGCGAGCGCCGCGAGGAACGCGGCCTGAGCCAGGCCGACCTGGCCGCCGAGGTGGACGTGACGCGCCAGACGATCAACTCCATCGAGCGCGGCCGGTACGATCCCTCCCTGGAACTGGCCTTCGACCTGGCCGGGTACTTCGACTGCCGGATCGAGGACGTCTTCGATCCGGAGTAG
- a CDS encoding DUF2178 domain-containing protein, which yields MSTTHPIQRGQKYKRAILGLFAVAFAGFIAGLVLDQMVAGLAVYGVAAVAGVALTLYVQFGSSVRLLDEREQRIEERASHAVINLFAYVGVPTFATLFLLEATGYYEFGPTVSGVLYAFSAIYLVWGLLFTLLRYRT from the coding sequence ATGTCCACGACACATCCGATTCAGCGAGGACAGAAGTACAAACGAGCGATCCTCGGGCTCTTCGCGGTAGCCTTTGCCGGGTTCATCGCCGGACTGGTACTCGATCAGATGGTCGCTGGACTGGCCGTCTACGGCGTCGCTGCGGTCGCGGGAGTCGCCCTGACGCTCTACGTCCAGTTCGGGAGTTCCGTCCGGTTGCTCGACGAGCGGGAGCAGCGGATCGAGGAGCGGGCGAGCCACGCGGTCATCAACCTGTTCGCCTACGTCGGCGTCCCGACCTTCGCCACGCTCTTCCTGCTCGAAGCGACCGGGTACTACGAGTTCGGGCCGACCGTCTCGGGCGTTCTCTACGCCTTTTCGGCGATCTACCTGGTCTGGGGCCTGCTCTTCACGCTGCTGCGCTACCGGACATGA
- a CDS encoding acyl-CoA mutase large subunit family protein — translation MFDDEDLQEIRSGKAEWDEESVAPTVERFGEREDRFTTDTEGQTVERLYTPADVADLDYDEDLGFPGEEPYTRGVYPTMYRGRLWTMRQYAGMGTASETNERFNYLLDEGQTGLSMAFDLPTQMGYDSDNTMAAGEVGKTGVAIDSLSDMETVFEGIPLDEVSTSMTINAPASVLLAMYIAVGDQQGVDREQLRGTIQNDVLKEYIARNTYIYPPEQSMRIITDIFEFCAAEVPNFNTISISGYHVREAGATAAQEIAFTLGNGIEYVEAAIEAGLDVDEFAPQLSFFFASYNNILEEVAKFRAARRMWYQIMEERFDAQNPKSKQLKFHTQTAGSTLTAQQVENNVVRVAYQALAAVLGGTQSLHTNGKDEAVGLPTEDSVRTALRTQQILAHESGAADTIDPLGGSYYVESLTDDLEEEAFALLDRIDEKGGMLPAIDDQWVQRQIQDVAFERQREQEEGERIIVGVNEYQVEEEDDVDIEEVDETLEAQQQETVAQVREDRDDEAVEAALDAVGEAARGDENLMPYLIDAVKAYATTGEICDAMRDVFGEYQGGGI, via the coding sequence ATGTTCGACGACGAGGACCTTCAGGAGATCCGCTCGGGGAAGGCCGAGTGGGACGAGGAGTCGGTCGCGCCGACCGTCGAGCGGTTCGGTGAACGCGAGGACCGATTCACCACCGACACGGAGGGACAGACCGTGGAACGCCTCTACACGCCCGCGGACGTGGCGGATCTGGACTACGACGAGGACCTCGGGTTCCCCGGCGAGGAACCCTACACCCGCGGCGTCTACCCGACGATGTACCGCGGCCGCCTCTGGACGATGCGCCAGTACGCCGGCATGGGGACCGCCAGCGAGACCAACGAGCGGTTCAACTACCTGCTCGACGAGGGCCAGACCGGCCTCTCGATGGCCTTCGACCTGCCGACCCAGATGGGCTACGACTCCGACAACACGATGGCCGCCGGGGAGGTCGGCAAGACCGGCGTCGCGATCGACTCGCTGTCGGACATGGAGACGGTGTTCGAGGGGATCCCGCTCGACGAGGTCTCGACGAGCATGACGATCAACGCCCCTGCCTCGGTGCTGCTCGCGATGTACATCGCCGTCGGGGACCAGCAGGGCGTCGACCGCGAGCAGTTGCGGGGCACGATCCAGAACGACGTGCTCAAAGAGTACATCGCGCGCAACACCTACATCTACCCGCCCGAGCAGTCGATGCGGATCATCACGGACATCTTCGAGTTCTGCGCGGCAGAGGTCCCGAACTTCAACACCATCTCCATCTCCGGCTACCACGTCCGCGAGGCCGGCGCGACCGCCGCCCAGGAGATCGCCTTCACCCTCGGGAACGGCATCGAGTACGTCGAGGCGGCCATCGAGGCCGGCCTGGACGTCGACGAGTTCGCCCCCCAGCTGTCCTTCTTCTTCGCCTCCTACAACAACATCCTCGAAGAGGTCGCGAAGTTCCGCGCCGCGCGACGGATGTGGTACCAGATCATGGAGGAGCGCTTCGACGCGCAGAATCCCAAGTCCAAGCAACTCAAGTTCCACACCCAGACCGCGGGCTCGACGCTGACGGCCCAGCAGGTCGAGAACAACGTCGTTCGCGTGGCCTATCAGGCGCTGGCCGCGGTCCTCGGCGGGACCCAGAGCCTCCACACCAACGGCAAGGACGAGGCGGTCGGCCTGCCGACGGAGGACAGCGTCCGCACCGCTCTCCGGACCCAGCAGATCCTGGCTCACGAGTCCGGCGCCGCAGACACCATCGACCCCCTCGGCGGGAGCTACTACGTCGAGAGCCTGACCGACGACCTCGAGGAGGAGGCCTTCGCGCTCCTGGATCGGATCGACGAGAAGGGCGGGATGCTCCCGGCCATCGACGACCAGTGGGTCCAGCGCCAGATCCAGGACGTGGCCTTCGAACGCCAGCGCGAACAGGAGGAGGGCGAGCGGATCATCGTCGGCGTCAACGAGTACCAGGTCGAGGAGGAAGACGACGTGGACATCGAGGAGGTCGACGAGACGCTCGAAGCCCAGCAACAGGAGACCGTCGCGCAGGTCCGCGAGGACCGCGACGACGAGGCCGTCGAGGCCGCCCTCGACGCCGTCGGCGAGGCCGCTCGCGGCGACGAGAACCTGATGCCGTACCTGATCGACGCTGTCAAGGCCTACGCGACGACCGGCGAGATCTGCGACGCGATGCGGGATGTCTTCGGCGAGTACCAGGGCGGCGGGATCTGA
- a CDS encoding histidine kinase N-terminal 7TM domain-containing protein, translating into MSTHELAYQAVLAVSGLLCVGVASYAWRRRERRGAKPLVGLFFAVLFWIATTALVIAAAGTPTGAAVARAQYVGVTLSVMFVFLLALEYSGRGEHVTRTTAALLLVEPILANVAVWVPPLRDQFLRFGAVDPGTYYGFAYEFGPLFTVHTIYSYVLLVAAAVMYVSFAVRSEEIYQRQTVGLFVGLVAPWIGNALFVSGAVSVDVTPVGFAITGVALWWAIFYQDFLEVVPVARGTVVDNLDAGVVVVDRTDRIVGVNPRGRELLGETEPLIGRPVTEGLAEFPTLREAFEDLSGTEGTDEMEVAVGPRDFQVKVSPLANQRDERIGRLLVIEDISERKRRRRELERQNEQLEQFASVVSHDLRNPLSVASSRLELGVETGDRQHFERVERAHARMDRIIDDVLTLAREGKGVTETERTSLAAVATAAWNHVATGEATLEVVEDRALLADPARLQRAFENLFRNSVEHGGSDVTVTVGPTDEGFYVADDGPGIPEADRDRIFENGYSNGEDGTGFGLAIVQTIVTAHGWEIEAVESESRGARFEVAGVGSVDERPPVDGTDEREPDPLSRTDADEASADGGRE; encoded by the coding sequence ATGAGCACCCACGAACTCGCCTATCAGGCGGTGCTCGCCGTGAGCGGGCTGCTGTGCGTGGGTGTCGCGTCGTACGCCTGGCGACGCCGGGAGCGACGTGGCGCGAAACCGCTCGTCGGCCTGTTCTTCGCCGTCCTCTTCTGGATCGCGACGACCGCGCTGGTGATCGCCGCCGCCGGGACCCCGACCGGCGCGGCCGTCGCGCGGGCCCAGTACGTCGGCGTCACGCTCTCGGTGATGTTCGTCTTCCTGCTGGCGCTCGAGTACTCCGGTCGCGGGGAGCACGTCACTCGCACGACGGCCGCGCTCTTGCTCGTCGAGCCGATCCTGGCGAACGTGGCCGTCTGGGTGCCCCCGCTCCGCGACCAGTTCCTGCGGTTCGGCGCGGTGGATCCCGGGACCTACTACGGGTTCGCCTACGAGTTCGGGCCCCTGTTCACTGTTCATACGATCTACTCGTACGTGCTCCTCGTCGCGGCCGCGGTGATGTACGTCAGTTTCGCGGTCCGCTCGGAGGAGATCTACCAGCGCCAGACCGTCGGGCTGTTCGTCGGCCTGGTCGCGCCCTGGATCGGGAACGCCCTCTTCGTGTCCGGGGCCGTCAGCGTCGACGTCACGCCCGTCGGGTTCGCGATCACCGGCGTGGCGCTGTGGTGGGCCATCTTCTACCAGGACTTCCTCGAGGTCGTCCCCGTCGCGCGCGGGACGGTCGTGGACAACCTCGACGCGGGCGTGGTCGTGGTGGACCGGACCGACCGGATCGTCGGCGTCAATCCCCGCGGACGGGAACTGCTCGGCGAGACGGAGCCGCTGATCGGCCGCCCCGTCACCGAGGGACTCGCGGAGTTCCCGACGCTCCGTGAGGCGTTCGAGGACCTCTCCGGGACCGAGGGGACCGACGAGATGGAGGTGGCCGTCGGCCCGCGGGACTTCCAGGTGAAGGTGTCCCCGCTCGCGAACCAGCGCGACGAGCGGATCGGCCGGCTGCTCGTGATCGAGGACATCTCCGAGCGCAAACGCCGCCGGCGGGAACTGGAACGCCAGAACGAACAGCTCGAGCAGTTCGCGAGCGTCGTCTCCCACGACCTCCGGAATCCCCTGAGCGTGGCCTCGAGCCGGCTCGAACTCGGGGTGGAGACTGGCGACCGCCAGCACTTCGAGCGGGTCGAGCGGGCCCACGCACGCATGGACCGCATCATCGACGACGTGCTGACGCTGGCCCGGGAAGGCAAGGGCGTCACGGAGACCGAGCGGACGTCGCTGGCCGCGGTCGCGACCGCGGCCTGGAATCACGTCGCGACGGGCGAGGCGACCCTCGAAGTGGTCGAGGACCGGGCGTTGCTCGCCGATCCGGCACGCCTCCAGCGAGCGTTCGAGAACCTCTTTCGAAATTCGGTCGAACACGGCGGATCCGACGTCACCGTGACCGTCGGCCCCACCGACGAGGGGTTCTACGTGGCCGACGACGGGCCGGGTATCCCCGAGGCAGACCGCGACCGGATCTTCGAGAACGGGTACTCGAACGGCGAGGACGGCACCGGGTTCGGTCTCGCGATCGTCCAGACCATCGTCACCGCCCACGGCTGGGAGATCGAGGCGGTCGAGAGCGAGTCACGTGGCGCGCGGTTCGAGGTCGCCGGCGTCGGGTCGGTCGACGAGCGCCCGCCGGTCGACGGGACGGACGAACGCGAACCGGACCCGCTGTCGAGGACCGACGCCGACGAGGCGTCCGCGGACGGCGGTCGCGAGTAA
- a CDS encoding GNAT family N-acetyltransferase: protein MYVRDAKNREEVWLLDHIEDMGLDETAFRSRDYVIAIDEETNQKAGFGRVRVHKTDDADVCELTSIGVLEDWRGQGVGAHVVERLIQKAGDDGFETVYSLTGEPDYLRQFGFEPIEAGDLPEKLQERLEAKREATAPDAVPMALPTSEFRMPQKFRQAFKRAAADEGADEPQEGPEDFGIDPDEATYKYDTGR, encoded by the coding sequence ATGTACGTCCGGGACGCGAAAAACCGTGAGGAGGTCTGGCTGCTGGATCACATCGAGGACATGGGCCTGGACGAGACCGCCTTCCGGTCGCGCGACTACGTCATCGCCATCGACGAGGAGACGAACCAGAAGGCGGGCTTCGGTCGCGTGCGCGTCCACAAGACCGACGACGCGGACGTCTGTGAACTCACGTCGATCGGCGTCCTCGAGGACTGGCGCGGGCAGGGCGTCGGCGCACACGTCGTCGAGCGACTCATCCAGAAGGCCGGCGACGACGGCTTCGAGACCGTCTACTCGCTCACCGGCGAACCCGACTACCTCCGGCAGTTCGGGTTCGAACCCATCGAGGCGGGCGACCTCCCCGAGAAGCTCCAGGAGCGACTCGAAGCAAAGCGAGAGGCGACGGCCCCCGACGCGGTCCCGATGGCCCTCCCCACCTCCGAGTTCCGGATGCCCCAGAAGTTCCGGCAGGCGTTCAAACGCGCGGCCGCCGACGAGGGGGCGGACGAGCCCCAGGAGGGCCCGGAGGACTTCGGCATCGACCCCGACGAGGCCACCTACAAGTACGACACCGGTCGGTGA
- a CDS encoding DUF7551 domain-containing protein, producing the protein MVGETLTKIRARIEDLAVDGGSYWVVCGRTGVCPVPVAGKRFPDRGTAEQGAEAAAAYRAVLRRWDPRAPCYDFIACERTDGDTRTVAPATSGGEPGTLTGFCHDVAAAVFETLSAVGYADLESSIMDVYCETADAIDDPDELCLHLLRTLSFELGARLSDGQQAAVLRSAADDLAEPAGADRPLDATFGRLQRLDLVGEYAIDRDGASAGDRGSWTVTISDYALAARSASLPTLPIAVDLLGRFPGTALSLSAVRRLDGESWRFDVTAGTDGPSRGLVRAPTGTGP; encoded by the coding sequence ATGGTCGGCGAGACGCTCACGAAGATCCGGGCCCGGATCGAGGATCTGGCGGTCGACGGGGGTAGCTACTGGGTCGTGTGCGGTCGAACGGGGGTCTGTCCCGTCCCGGTCGCCGGGAAACGGTTTCCCGACCGGGGGACCGCAGAGCAGGGGGCGGAGGCGGCCGCAGCCTACCGTGCAGTCCTGCGTCGGTGGGACCCGCGCGCCCCGTGTTACGATTTCATCGCCTGCGAGCGAACGGACGGGGACACCCGGACAGTCGCGCCGGCGACCAGCGGCGGCGAACCGGGGACGCTGACCGGCTTCTGTCACGACGTGGCCGCCGCGGTGTTCGAGACGCTGTCGGCCGTGGGGTACGCCGACCTGGAGTCGTCGATCATGGACGTCTACTGCGAGACGGCCGACGCCATCGACGACCCCGACGAGCTCTGCCTGCACCTGCTTCGCACCCTCTCCTTCGAGCTGGGCGCGCGCCTGTCCGACGGCCAGCAGGCCGCCGTCCTCCGGAGCGCGGCCGACGACCTCGCCGAACCGGCCGGGGCCGACCGGCCGCTCGACGCGACCTTCGGGCGACTGCAGCGGCTCGACCTCGTGGGCGAGTACGCCATCGACCGCGACGGCGCGTCGGCCGGCGACCGCGGGTCCTGGACGGTGACGATCAGCGACTACGCGCTGGCCGCACGGTCGGCGTCGCTGCCGACGCTGCCCATCGCGGTCGACCTCCTCGGCCGGTTCCCCGGCACCGCGCTGTCGCTGTCGGCGGTCCGCAGACTCGACGGCGAATCCTGGCGGTTCGACGTCACGGCGGGGACGGACGGCCCGTCCCGAGGACTCGTTCGAGCGCCGACAGGTACCGGGCCCTGA